The sequence below is a genomic window from Hydractinia symbiolongicarpus strain clone_291-10 chromosome 10, HSymV2.1, whole genome shotgun sequence.
AGGTGAATTAGGCTTAAGCTCAATAATCTTTATATTTTTCCAACTTGATTCTGAAATTATGCTTAAAGTGTATGCttaattttaaaactaatttgGTGCCCTGGCTACAGGTGCCATTTTTGTCAGTAGAGTTCCAAgatcataatattttttatgtgtaCCTTTATCAAACAGTATTCCTTTCACTTCATTTGGGATGAAATGAGAGTAAGGGAAAAATTCTCAGGGTTGGAAATATGCTTACTATAtgcttaattttttaagaatctGAGGTTAAGTATGCTTATAagcttgcttataaaaaagagtGTAGTGCTTAACGTATCTAATGTCAATTTACCtgatgtttttaaaaaggttaaaaagcTTAACTCTCCTAGGATTGCCTCCTgtttaataatttaacaaataaaaGAGGAATGattctttaaagaaaatttggtatagatttaataaaataaaataagaatatgtaTTTCAGAACGAGTGTTAAGGTGGTTTTCCATTAAGCAGATTTTTGCACCTGAGCGTAAAACGTGACTGAGATTTTTGTGACAGCGATTTTATgccaatttgtttttaaatgccCCAAGCGATGTAAAGGGTGAtacaattattttatttttaaatgatctcATTGGCCATCGCTAAAAAGCTCCCTCACAAAGTCGAATTCATTTAACTTTGCGAGGGAGCTTTTTTTTATCGCTGGATCACCAAAATCTCTGGATCAGCAGCGTTTTTGTTTATTGCGCGTGCACAAGCAGATCCCTCGGGCGATTTAATCGCAGCGGCGCATTATGCTGCTCTGTGGAAATCTACCTTAAGTCGGCTTGTGAAAGTAACTCACTTCTATGTTTCTACAGTTGAAAAAAGTAGAACTGTGAGACTGGCGTCCGTCCTAAGAGGATAGGTTTTGCTTAGTTAATCAGGTCTCCGGTTTTCGCTGGTTAAGAGAGACACGAGGAGCTAAAAAACAAGGAATAACCcgatattattttaatttccaCTTTAGATCCCGAAGCGATTGTTTCTGTTGAAAGTTGCatcaaaactgatttttttaagcCCATTGATTTACCTCTTGCTAAAATAATTCCTTTACTGAATGGACAGTTTCATGACATCTACAAAGCTGGATCGAATCCTTTTTTGGATGCTTTGTTTGCAGAAAGTACGTTGAGAGAATTCACAGAAAACACATATGAAGGATTCAGTACCAATTAAAGTGTTGGGTAAACAACTCAACCTAAATAAAAGAGTTTGCTGAAGCTTTTTGAACAGAATAATGGTTGTATCATTTCAAAAGATTCTCACCACTatgtaattaaaaacaaatgaatACAGTTCTGCAAGTAAAGAGTGttcttttatgtatttttttcttcattacaCGAATTACAAATTTTATACTTTATTGTGATATATATTAATTAGTTTTACTGTCAATACCATAACTTTACGATATATCTGAAACAATGGTTTTTACATCCCGACCAAGATAGTTTTGTCGACCAATTTTTTCCTTACTGCGCCAGTTTGGTCCACATCTTACCCTTGCTAAATTTAAACTGCAGTCTTTTACCTTCAGTCTTCTTTAAAATATCCAATGTGCAGTAATAACGAATTGTTCTTGACAGTTTATCGTATgtcatattttttgaatttttacatATCCCCCATAGTTTTGCCATCTCTTTGGTGTCTATAATTCGAAATTCTTTCTCCTGTTCGTCCACCCATTCAGCGCATGAACTTTGCGGATATATTCGACCAATCAAAAGATCGTTTAAAAAATCCCACAAATGGTAACAACGATTtgctaaatataaaatttgagTTGCAGTTCACGTGCAGTTTGCAGTGTAGCGGCCTATGCTTGGTGTTGCAGGGTTGCCACTTTGCCTGGAAAAGCTGGAAtagttgaaaattaaaaaaaaaaatgttgtttttattgttagcTGCTTAGTTTTTGGTTAAGTACTAACACTTTTCAAGTGAACCGCAGTCAGTGTTAATTTCTCCATTACACACAAGAAAACATAGATTGTGAATTTCAAAGCCACACTTTCATTTTACTTGTTTATAGTTaactcccggtaactcgaacctccaaggGATGTTTGAGTTGAGGTTCCTTAATGAAAGTTTAAGGGATCCAATTAGATGGTTTGAGATATGAAAGTTCGAATTACCAGGAGCTAgctgtaaatatttaaaaaaacaaaacgtaGTGATAGCTAGAGATGTGACAATCCTGTTTTGGGTTAATACTGGAAATAAAAAACTGAGCGACGTACGTTTTTTTCTTATCTTCTTATGCTTGCTTTTGCGTCGACATTCAGTCGTATTGTCTAAAACGAAAATCGGCATCACATTAACACTTCGGTAAAAGTAATGTGTTATACACTTACTTCCAAGCTcgaccccagcaccttttagaactatcagaaagcgcagcgccgttgagaagcaaatagtcctgtgGACGAGGTTGACTTTCTTCAATCTAACGCTAATTTCCCTTTGTTAAACCTGGTTATTCCAAAACAGCGTTCTTTCCActgtaaaataatttgttataaaACCAACATCTgcataaaatgttaatattagGCCGTTTTTTAACATCTtagaaccaaaaaaaaaatataggtaTATTTTATCCTCAATCACTGTccgtttttaaaatctttactTTTACTGGGGCAGCACATGGAGATAAATTTCATAAATTGGATTATGTTATGTAGGGAAAATGGACTAACATTTGCGTTTTGCCTATCAGGGTTGCAAAACGCGCCTTATGTAACTGAGCTATTAAGTTTGCAAATACGAGgcaaatttcagaaaaaaatttcaaaaatacgaatatacatataaatatattttagattTACCAACCATCTACATTCTTAGGGTTTGTCaggttttttatttgtagcGGTAAAAAAAATCTAAGCTCCGGAGATGAAGTAATCACACGACAATGTACGTACCTTGATTATTTCTGTAGCATGTCGTAGAAGTGTCTCTGACCAATACACTCTCTGTAATTTCGCCTTTGACTGTGTCTTTCACGTTTTCTTTATTTACACCAAGTCTTTGCGAAGACAGATTTTTACAATATCGCTCGTAACCTGTTCCACGAAGTATAAAGGGTCGGTCAGATGTTCGAGAGCATGCTGGGATGTTTTGAAAGAGTTGCTTTGTTGTTGAAATTTTGCATTTATTCGAATTCGTTGTGTTTTCCTTTTGAATGACTTCACAAAAATTTTGGCTTAGATCTCCATCCGCAAAAAATTCGTTAAAGTTGCAAAGTTCTGATGTATCACTGCTGGACGTTAAATAAAAGCATTGGGAAGAGAAGTCTATGTATTCACTTGCCGTATTGATAGTATCTACAATAGGGCTGACATCGTCAAtcaaaaaattagaaatgtCTGCTGTTGGTTCCACTCCAGGCACAATTGTATCAGCAGAAAATATGTCGCATTCCATTTCATTTATGATATCAAGTATATCAAAATCATAATTGTCGAATTCATCTCCATTGCAAACCATCTTAAAAGTCTAAAGAGGAAATTTAGGTTGAAATAAGAATAAGCTGGAATAGCAGATATAAAAGatttgaaagtaaaataaaagtttgatGCAAGTTTGTTTTGTTACACCTGACTAAACACCATATTTATTCGCATAGACAAGTATTAAACTTAAAGACGTGGGCTTGAGCACGAGCCAAACTGATCAATAAGTGATGAATTTTGCGTTGAATCAAATTACTTTAACCCAGGACCTTAAAGCGTTGAGGGCAAAACcgctatatttttaacattggtcCAGACGTTGCAATTTCGGTACAAAATAATTGCCATTTTGGGTGTCGGCGTTTTTAGTGGAAAGCTCTagagtaaaataaatatagtATTATTAAAAAACAGGTTTGTTTATAATCGTTGCACTTGTGCAGGGGGAAGGGGTACAAAGTTAATTTTCGATATATTCTGTAAAATTCACACATACAAGAAATGAAGAATACACATTGATAAACAGTCTTCCTTTAAAGCTGCTGACATTCTTACATTATAATTATTTGAAAGTTCATGAGTTTCAAATACGGTAACTCGTGAATTAAAATTCCGGTGAGAAAATTCCTCTCCCAAAGATGCATCTATAtccattctcgtccccaaagctctttgagataaaagcTTCGAGGTTTTTCCAAAGAACTTTGGGGTTGAGAATGATCTATACCTGTTCTGTTTGTTctaaaaagataaagaaaaataatgagGAAGGTCTCCTAGGTTTCCAGGTTTGccatttttcataatttacaAGAAGTAAAAAGTGTCTGTTACATCACAGGGTAATGAAACACAGCACAAACAGGAGAGCTTATAACTGACTTGCACACTTTAAAACGGCATTGCGCATGCTCAATTACGTCATTAAGTTTAATCCGGTATTGACACTGTTTACAAAGCAGACTTATTTCGGGAGATACACGTAACAATGGCTTAATAATTTTACCACTTTCGaccaatgtttttttatatatatttgtttgtATTACGTGCTGTTAATTAATTACGTGCTGTTTATTGTGTTATAAACACATAGAAAAAACGGGTTGGCGCAACCTCGTCTCCGtggctctttttctcttttggAGAATCTTGGACGGTGAGAAGAAAGGGACGACGTTGAGGCTGGCGTTGACTTTTTAGTACTGGCAAACTTAAAAGCTGATATTCTTACAATCCTAGGCTATTTTCCTGGATTCGTTAACGCAGTAAAAATAGTTTGAGAACGAAATTGCGGTATGACTATTATTTTCTTAcgtttggcaatttttttcgCGGTGTGTTTGTCAAGCGTTAGGAATTTCCTCCACatatttttgaatgttttcaaaTATGTGTAACTGAGGAAATTCCAAGAATTAAGAAAAACGTTATTTTAGTAAACCTTTGTTGTTTTGGTAATATACAGAAAGTTGCTTTCTTCCTTAGAGGATGTTTTAGCCCTAATTTCTAAACCAACCATGAGTCCAGGCATCCTTCGCCAACCACATAACAGAAAACAACAAGATTGGTGTATAGCCTAATGTAAGAATACGCCAATAATAGctcatataaatgtgatattctGACGGCTCTTTTGGAGTTGTCTCGTCAGCGCATCATAGCAgcaaaagagccctggggacgaagttgagttcttgcactttttaattttaagtgaTCAGAAAACCTGTTCcactttaaatatatttttgtccgcTCTTTCTGAGACAAACGTTAAAACTACTGGGAACGAGAATGCTTCAAATGTCAACTGGTGATGGACTAAGGTGATAGAAGAGGATAGACATTTTTTAGCAATGACTCTGAAATAGGAATATCTGAAAATAAGGGAGGGGATTACTACCCTTCGCGCTCGCGGTCCCGACATAAAAGAAAAGTCAACGGGCTAAGTTGAAGAATAAATACAAACGCGCGATTGTTGCGTATTTAACACGTGTTCCAAACGATATTCTAAACCATctgttacaaaaaaatatgctgatttcAATTCCAAAATATGGCCAAAATTGcgtaaatttacatttttcgtACAAATTTCGCGAATAAAGTATTTGTGAACAGAgcgaattttatataaaatattttatttcacgcaattgtataaattcttaaattCCCAAATTTTGCGTATACACCCTTTGCatgtataacaaaaaaaaataaaagcacacCCTTTTAATTATAACTATCTCTATTACTTTAAAACAAAAAGCAGAGAAATTCGCAAattttttccattctgcaattaATACCGTAAATAgactaaaaaaaacaacacaattttTCGAAATTCTTGAAGATGCGGCATCTTAAAACAGAAAGAACATCATCCGACACAGCATAAAATGTCAACCGTTATTGCGTCATCATGCGGCTTAGTTAGGGTTGCAGATATGTACATGCGTTGGCGTATTAAAAACTTACCCGATGTTCTGTTCCTAGCCTAGCTGCAAATGGTGCAGAAACTGATTTGTTATGCCAATgcgattaaatttaaaaaaaaacttcccCAACGAACTTTGAGTAGGTCACTTCATTTCTTTGACCGCCTTGACAATACAAACATGTCACATGTCTTAAAAcgacaaatgttaaaaatattatttctttgtgtCCGTTCAAGCTGTGACTGAACTATAGGCAAACTTACTCAAACTTATTGCTTCTCGAAACTACGGCCTTTTATATATTTCGAGGAGGGAGATATTAATAATTTTCTTGGTACATTCTCATTATTTTGTTTCGCTGTGTATTCAACGAAAGAAGAATTAACAAAACGTCCATGTATGTTGCACTTCTATTGGTTTAATTTTATGAGGCTGTCAACAAACTTGACCGTTCCCTAGACGACTTGTAAAAcaagtcaaaaacaaaaaataagaacacgAAACTGGATCATTTTTTcacgcaaaaaataaaattaatgtcCCATTTTTACAGAACCTTCTTTGCAAAGCTAAACTAAAGTTTGCTGCTAATCGCGCTTCAACAAATAAAACAAGGGGACGTTCTATACGTTCCTCAGAACACACACTCCTACGCGATCTTCTTTTCACAGTAATAAAATCCAAAGGATATTTTTATATCCGAATTTAGTGGCCTacacaaaagttttttaatgctGTGGAGAAGTTTAGAGAAACCGCATAAAAGTGTATGTTAAAAGTAATCTACCCTTTCATCATAGTAATTCAGCACAACGAGTTTAAGTTTCTTGTATAATTTTCCAGCTTTGGAAAAGATTTACATATCTTACACCAACcttgatcccagggctttttttatctctttttcATATAAAGGACGGCGGAAAGACGCCgttctattaaaaaaaaagagacaaacagCCCGGGGTTGTTCTTACACGGGTGTACATgctgttataacagaaaaatttGAGAATTCTGCAGatgaactagaaaaaaaatcgttccaaaAAAATACCGTTATGTGTTGCTTACTATTTCTTTTTAACTATATAAGTGGGCGTTTAATTATCTTAAAATCCACTTTTCTGTCATGACCATTTCTTAAATTATAAAGTGAGTCATACTTAATCACTATGAATAGGTATAGTAAGCCTCGAACAGTGATACGAATTACCGCCCTTTTAAGGGCGCTTATTAGATGTTGGTGTTTACCAGGAAGCATTTATTAAGTTTCGAGttaaaaatagatatttttcGAGGTGACTTTGGTATGTTTGACGcacgaaagtttttttgttggaACATGTTTGACGCGCGAACGTTTCTTTATTAGAACATATATGTTCGACGCGCGAGCGTTTCTTTGTTGGAACATATATGTTTGACAGGCGAGCGTTTCTTTGTTGGAACATATTAGTTTGACGCGCGAACGTTTCTTTAATAGAACAAAATATCACACGAAAGTTGCCTTTACAGAACTTCTCGCGTTTCTAAGCAGTGTTATTCACATTCGTGATAAATAAAAGATTCATATATTGTAATTGCTTTTTAGTGTATAAATATCTGAAATTCGATAGCTTCATAAAACCACAAGGTTAGTCGatagaaaatgaaaacaaaaattcgaGCAGAAACCAATCCAAACTATATTAATCGCTTTCTACCTGGTTTCTACATtgtaactgaaaaaaaaagatgtcGTGAAAACCAGGTTGTAAtacatgttgtttttaaaaatgtcaaacACAGATGGCTCTTAATGAGATTAATGACGTCATCGTTGTCATCGTTGTCACT
It includes:
- the LOC130662355 gene encoding ETS-related transcription factor Elf-4-like isoform X1, whose translation is MVCNGDEFDNYDFDILDIINEMECDIFSADTIVPGVEPTADISNFLIDDVSPIVDTINTASEYIDFSSQCFYLTSSSDTSELCNFNEFFADGDLSQNFCEVIQKENTTNSNKCKISTTKQLFQNIPACSRTSDRPFILRGTGYERYCKNLSSQRLGVNKENVKDTVKGEITESVLVRDTSTTCYRNNQDNTTECRRKSKHKKIRKKPNRCYHLWDFLNDLLIGRIYPQSSCAEWVDEQEKEFRIIDTKEMAKLWGICKNSKNMTYDKLSRTIRYYCTLDILKKTEGKRLQFKFSKGKMWTKLAQ
- the LOC130662355 gene encoding uncharacterized protein LOC130662355 isoform X2, coding for MVCNGDEFDNYDFDILDIINEMECDIFSADTIVPGVEPTADISNFLIDDVSPIVDTINTASEYIDFSSQCFYLTSSSDTSELCNFNEFFADGDLSQNFCEVIQKENTTNSNKCKISTTKQLFQNIPACSRTSDRPFILRGTGYERYCKNLSSQRLGVNKENVKDTVKGEITESVLVRDTSTTCYRNNQDNTTECRRKSKHKKIRKKPFPGKVATLQHQA